Proteins from a genomic interval of Flammeovirgaceae bacterium SG7u.111:
- the dnaB gene encoding replicative DNA helicase, with protein MKEGNFTNTKGKSNLAKGLQDLSAMGKKRPYDIELEQAVLGALMLEKDALTEVIEILKVETFDLEAHQHIFKAILSLFKRSEPIDILTVSNQLKKEGKFEAAKGGVYITQLTNRVNSAANIEFHARLLLQYAIKRQLIQIANEMQRDAYEETSDVFEMLDKTEQALFEVSEMNIRKNYAGMDVLLSETIAELEKLKDQKDGLTGVPSGFSDLDRITSGWQKSDLIILAARPGMGKTAFVLSALRNAAVEFGRGAAIFSLEMSSVQLVKRLISAECELASDVLKTGKLSEVEWKRLIDRTAKITDAPIFIDDTPALSILELRAKCRRLKQQHDIQIIIIDYLQLMTGDSGKNGNREQEIAMISRSLKQIAKELNVPVIALSQLSRAVETRGGDKKPQLSDLRESGSIEQDADMVIFLYRPDYYNITEDEEGNSVKGTGEVILAKNRHGSLENVRLKFIGEYTKFTDLDYDSFSMGSNFDNNFLDSNLPNPSGAGTSTVTFQSKLNSDDQMPGGASGGQPEEPPF; from the coding sequence ATGAAAGAAGGCAACTTTACCAACACAAAAGGCAAGAGTAACCTCGCCAAAGGGTTACAAGATTTATCGGCGATGGGCAAAAAAAGGCCCTATGATATTGAACTTGAGCAAGCTGTGCTGGGTGCACTTATGCTTGAAAAGGATGCCCTAACGGAAGTAATCGAGATCTTGAAGGTAGAAACATTCGACCTTGAAGCCCATCAACATATATTTAAGGCTATCCTTTCTTTGTTCAAAAGATCTGAGCCTATTGATATTCTTACCGTTTCGAACCAGCTCAAAAAAGAAGGAAAGTTTGAAGCAGCAAAAGGCGGCGTGTACATTACACAACTTACTAACCGCGTTAACTCTGCTGCCAATATCGAGTTCCACGCTCGTTTGCTTTTGCAATATGCCATTAAAAGGCAATTGATCCAGATTGCCAACGAGATGCAGCGTGATGCTTACGAAGAAACTAGTGATGTGTTTGAAATGCTTGACAAAACTGAGCAAGCATTGTTTGAAGTTTCGGAGATGAACATCCGTAAAAACTATGCTGGAATGGATGTGCTGCTTAGCGAGACCATTGCCGAACTGGAAAAACTTAAAGATCAAAAAGATGGTCTTACGGGTGTACCAAGTGGTTTTTCCGACCTTGATAGAATTACTTCTGGCTGGCAAAAATCGGATTTAATTATCCTTGCAGCCCGACCTGGTATGGGTAAAACAGCCTTTGTACTTTCCGCCCTCCGAAATGCAGCAGTTGAATTTGGAAGAGGTGCAGCCATTTTCTCATTGGAGATGTCGTCGGTTCAGCTAGTGAAAAGGCTTATATCGGCTGAGTGTGAACTCGCCAGTGATGTGCTGAAAACAGGTAAACTATCGGAAGTAGAGTGGAAGAGATTGATTGATCGAACGGCTAAAATCACCGATGCTCCTATCTTCATTGACGATACACCTGCATTGAGCATTTTGGAATTGAGGGCAAAATGCCGAAGGCTAAAGCAGCAACACGATATTCAAATAATCATTATTGACTACCTCCAGCTAATGACGGGAGATAGTGGAAAAAATGGAAACAGGGAACAAGAAATTGCAATGATCTCTCGATCGCTGAAGCAAATAGCCAAAGAGCTAAATGTTCCTGTGATCGCACTTTCCCAGCTTAGCCGTGCGGTGGAAACTAGGGGTGGAGACAAAAAACCTCAACTTTCCGACCTTAGGGAATCAGGGTCTATTGAACAAGATGCCGATATGGTAATTTTCTTATATCGTCCTGATTACTACAATATTACAGAAGATGAAGAAGGAAACTCTGTAAAGGGAACGGGTGAGGTAATCTTGGCAAAAAACAGGCATGGCTCTCTCGAAAACGTCAGGCTGAAATTTATTGGAGAGTACACCAAGTTTACCGATCTAGATTACGATTCTTTTAGCATGGGCAGCAACTTTGACAATAACTTCTTGGATAGTAACCTTCCCAACCCAAGCGGAGCAGGAACTTCAACAGTTACTTTCCAAAGTAAGCTGAACAGCGACGATCAAATGCCAGGAGGTGCCAGTGGTGGACAACCTGAGGAGCCTCCTTTTTAG
- a CDS encoding alpha/beta fold hydrolase: MPILQPKKFSIPVYQYNKHLQTIVPSFFRKIEEIDFSRERIATPDGDFLDLDWSKTGAKKLIIITHGLEGNSTRHYVTGLANLFNKNGWDALAWNCRSCSGEPNLLPRFYHHGDVPDFKLVVEHALSIQKYDEIYLTGFSMGGSMVINYLGKEGKSVPKEVKKGIAVSVPCDLRACSDLLEENRNRFYNQRFLKKLKQKVYQKNERMPNDISIEPFKKGLVKTCRDFDQYYTAPLHGFADAFDFYENATANKYMQNTNRPILILNALNDPFLSNSSYPVKTAQNHDLIFLETPTRGGHVGFVQKNSTATYAELRTLEFCTNQP; encoded by the coding sequence ATGCCAATTTTACAACCAAAGAAATTCAGTATTCCAGTCTATCAATATAATAAGCATTTGCAAACCATTGTTCCCAGTTTTTTCAGAAAAATTGAAGAAATCGATTTTTCAAGGGAAAGAATAGCTACACCAGATGGTGATTTCCTTGATTTGGATTGGTCAAAAACAGGGGCTAAAAAACTAATTATAATAACCCATGGGCTTGAGGGCAACTCAACGAGACATTATGTAACAGGGCTAGCAAATTTATTTAATAAAAACGGTTGGGATGCATTGGCTTGGAACTGCCGAAGTTGTAGCGGTGAGCCCAATCTCCTTCCCCGTTTTTACCACCATGGCGATGTACCCGACTTCAAACTTGTGGTAGAACATGCACTTTCTATTCAAAAATATGATGAAATATACCTTACTGGCTTTAGTATGGGCGGCAGTATGGTCATCAATTACTTGGGTAAAGAAGGAAAAAGTGTACCAAAAGAGGTAAAAAAAGGCATTGCAGTTTCAGTTCCTTGCGACCTCAGAGCATGCAGCGATCTGCTAGAAGAAAACAGAAACAGGTTTTATAACCAACGTTTTTTGAAAAAGCTGAAGCAGAAAGTCTATCAGAAAAACGAAAGAATGCCTAATGACATCAGTATAGAACCTTTTAAAAAAGGTTTAGTAAAAACTTGTAGGGACTTTGACCAATATTACACCGCCCCCCTACATGGCTTTGCCGATGCTTTTGATTTTTATGAAAATGCCACCGCAAATAAATACATGCAAAACACAAATCGTCCAATACTCATCCTCAATGCACTTAATGATCCATTTTTGTCCAATAGTTCTTACCCTGTAAAAACAGCTCAAAATCATGATCTCATATTTCTGGAAACACCTACAAGAGGAGGACATGTAGGCTTTGTACAAAAAAATTCCACTGCTACTTACGCCGAACTCCGTACTTTAGAATTCTGTACAAATCAACCTTAA
- a CDS encoding bifunctional nuclease family protein, whose amino-acid sequence MDKIKLEILGLSASHSQSGSFALVLGEEHGSRRLPIIIGMFEAQAIAIEMEKIVSNRPMTHDLFRSFSDKFEIDIHEIIISDLREGVFYAKIISSSKDGTNFVEIDARPSDAVAIALRFNAPIFTVESVLQEAGIVLNDEEEEQAPKPSRKKTSAEPMETVSSTPPSSLGDDLASIPTSSLQSMMEAAIANEEYEKAAKIRDEINKRQE is encoded by the coding sequence GTGGATAAAATAAAGCTTGAAATATTAGGTTTGTCGGCAAGTCATTCTCAGTCGGGATCTTTTGCGCTTGTGTTGGGAGAGGAACATGGAAGCCGTAGGCTACCTATTATTATTGGTATGTTCGAAGCCCAAGCAATAGCGATAGAAATGGAAAAAATAGTTTCCAACCGACCTATGACGCATGATCTTTTTAGATCGTTTTCCGACAAATTTGAAATTGATATTCATGAAATCATTATTTCTGATTTGAGGGAAGGGGTTTTTTATGCCAAAATTATCTCAAGTTCTAAAGATGGAACAAACTTCGTAGAAATAGATGCCCGGCCTTCGGATGCTGTGGCAATTGCATTAAGGTTCAATGCACCTATTTTTACAGTAGAAAGCGTGCTTCAAGAAGCGGGAATTGTATTGAACGATGAAGAAGAGGAGCAGGCACCAAAACCATCTCGGAAAAAGACTTCTGCTGAGCCTATGGAAACTGTTTCGAGCACGCCGCCTTCCTCTTTAGGTGATGACTTGGCATCCATTCCTACTAGTAGCTTGCAGTCTATGATGGAAGCGGCCATAGCTAATGAAGAGTATGAAAAAGCAGCAAAAATACGTGATGAAATAAATAAACGGCAGGAATAG
- a CDS encoding two-component regulator propeller domain-containing protein, whose amino-acid sequence MKRDHRKYILYTIGLFFIALHSVFPQTLQNQLRFKQLSRSEGLSSTIVNDFCQDYQGFIWIATEDGLNKYDGLSFKSYRFNGRDTTSLSNSSIKALLEDSSQRLWIATRGGLSLYDRKSDCFKNIRGLENLAIKEMVEVEPGKLWLATEYRGLVLFDTKSEKIDPSQFSPLVIKPAMSIEKGVDGDIWLGMLNDGLYKIDANTKEAVEVFSGVLVNDIAVDKIHNKVWAASQDSGLYSYDNSTGELARFHAENSSIPDHLFSVELDNEGILWVGTDGDGLCLFDGDSVVGHYIKNNVDQSSLSSQVIRDIFIDQKNDVWVGTYLGGVCFQNRQNNLFSVFKHDIDDPHSLSHNTVLSFEKDEKGRLWVGTDGGGLNVLDGNGFKHFNKDNSRLRDDVILSLYMSSAGELWIGGYQYGLYVYRNGEFENIDYSEGDSISLSSNSVWEIGEDSKGNIWAGTNRGGLNRLNLETGVITHFKHNAADSTSLSNNSIRAIFEDSKNRLWIGTFQGLNLFDPLTNTFTCFRHKDIRSNPRTDMVMSIAEDADGELWLGTYGGGLSRFNPEKNEFVDYNEDQGLGNDIVFGVIIAQDGSIWLTTSKGISRFFPLSETFVNYGESNGLQENGFMVGSYFQDKEGKIYAGGNAGFNVFDPSAVQVSDFSPPIVFTDFLIYNKPVEIGDQCSPLEKHISITDSITLTHLQTVFSLSFAALDYGNPKQIQYAYMLEGFDDEWNYVENRNFAIYTNLDPGEYTFKVKATNSEGVWNKNVASLTVTIAPPWWRTWWARVGAVVLVIGSIVSFYMFRIRVLKGQKTILEQKVQERTYEIFEKNKEISAQYKELQSSEEELSVQNEELVSMLDQLKKAQSQLVQSEKMASLGLLTAGIAHEINNPVNFIKSGITGLKMVINQVLELTKLFEGIDKDNVQEKYKEIERAKKSMKFDAMMKNAGKITHHIETGANRTAEIVKGLRSFSRSDNAKIAPYNISEGIDNNLLLLNHLLKGKVEVFKNIDEVPNIECSPSQVNQVLMNLLVNAAQAIEEKGSIDISVKMYEEEHVAITVEDTGPGICDQDLKRIFDPFFTTKEVGKGTGMGLSIVMGIIEDHHGWVDVKSELGKGTTFTVVLPIHQKG is encoded by the coding sequence ATGAAAAGAGACCACAGAAAATATATTCTATATACCATCGGGTTGTTTTTCATTGCATTGCATTCTGTTTTCCCTCAAACTTTACAAAATCAGCTTCGGTTCAAACAGCTAAGCCGTTCGGAAGGTCTTTCCTCCACTATAGTAAATGATTTCTGCCAAGACTATCAGGGGTTTATCTGGATAGCTACGGAGGACGGCCTCAACAAATACGATGGGCTATCCTTTAAGTCGTACCGCTTCAATGGAAGAGATACGACTTCACTTTCCAACAGTAGTATAAAAGCTTTGTTGGAAGATAGCAGCCAACGGTTGTGGATAGCTACCAGAGGAGGATTGAGCCTTTATGATCGAAAATCTGACTGTTTTAAAAACATAAGGGGGCTTGAAAACTTGGCAATAAAGGAAATGGTAGAGGTGGAGCCAGGTAAGTTGTGGCTGGCTACAGAATACAGGGGCTTGGTATTATTTGATACAAAATCTGAAAAAATTGACCCTTCGCAGTTTTCCCCTTTGGTTATAAAACCTGCAATGTCAATTGAAAAAGGGGTAGATGGAGACATATGGCTTGGGATGCTAAACGACGGGCTTTATAAAATTGATGCTAATACGAAGGAAGCTGTTGAAGTTTTTAGCGGTGTACTGGTGAATGATATTGCAGTAGATAAAATCCACAATAAAGTTTGGGCAGCCTCTCAAGATTCAGGTTTGTATAGTTACGATAACTCTACGGGAGAATTAGCAAGGTTTCATGCTGAAAATAGCAGTATTCCTGACCATCTTTTTTCGGTAGAGTTGGATAATGAGGGGATTCTTTGGGTTGGTACTGACGGAGATGGGCTTTGCCTCTTTGATGGAGATTCGGTAGTGGGACATTATATCAAAAACAATGTTGACCAGTCCAGCTTAAGCTCTCAGGTGATAAGGGATATATTTATAGATCAAAAAAACGATGTTTGGGTTGGTACTTATTTAGGTGGGGTTTGTTTTCAAAACCGTCAAAATAACTTGTTTTCTGTATTTAAACATGATATTGATGATCCCCATAGTTTGTCTCATAATACAGTGTTGTCTTTTGAAAAAGATGAAAAAGGTCGTTTGTGGGTAGGTACTGATGGTGGAGGGCTGAACGTGTTGGATGGCAATGGTTTCAAGCACTTCAATAAGGATAATAGCAGACTAAGAGATGATGTTATTTTATCGTTATATATGAGTTCTGCGGGTGAGCTATGGATTGGAGGGTATCAATACGGCTTGTATGTGTATAGAAATGGAGAATTTGAAAATATAGACTATAGTGAGGGGGATTCTATTTCTCTTTCAAGTAATTCGGTGTGGGAAATAGGGGAAGATAGCAAGGGGAATATTTGGGCTGGTACTAACCGAGGAGGGTTGAACCGCTTGAATTTGGAAACTGGGGTAATTACTCATTTTAAACATAATGCAGCAGACAGCACCTCATTAAGCAACAATTCGATACGGGCTATATTTGAAGACAGTAAAAATAGACTTTGGATAGGTACGTTTCAAGGTTTGAATTTGTTTGACCCTCTTACCAACACTTTTACCTGTTTTCGGCACAAAGATATTCGTTCTAACCCTCGAACAGATATGGTGATGTCTATAGCTGAAGATGCCGATGGGGAGCTGTGGCTTGGAACGTATGGAGGAGGACTCTCACGGTTCAACCCAGAGAAAAATGAGTTTGTAGATTATAATGAAGATCAAGGACTAGGCAATGACATCGTGTTTGGGGTGATTATAGCACAAGACGGATCCATTTGGCTTACCACTAGCAAAGGAATCTCTCGTTTTTTTCCACTTTCAGAAACATTTGTGAATTATGGTGAGAGTAATGGGCTTCAGGAAAATGGATTCATGGTGGGCTCGTATTTTCAAGATAAAGAAGGGAAGATATATGCAGGTGGCAATGCAGGCTTTAATGTATTCGACCCTTCTGCCGTCCAAGTGAGCGATTTTTCTCCGCCCATCGTTTTTACAGACTTCCTGATTTATAATAAGCCGGTGGAAATCGGAGATCAATGCTCTCCATTAGAAAAGCATATTTCTATTACCGATTCTATTACCTTAACACATTTACAGACCGTTTTTAGTTTGAGTTTTGCTGCTTTGGATTACGGCAACCCAAAGCAAATTCAATATGCTTATATGTTGGAAGGTTTTGATGATGAATGGAATTATGTAGAGAACAGGAATTTTGCCATCTACACAAACCTCGACCCTGGGGAATATACATTTAAGGTGAAGGCAACAAATAGTGAAGGTGTTTGGAACAAAAATGTTGCATCGCTAACGGTTACCATTGCCCCACCTTGGTGGCGGACATGGTGGGCAAGGGTAGGTGCAGTGGTATTGGTGATAGGAAGTATTGTAAGTTTTTACATGTTCCGTATCAGGGTTTTGAAGGGGCAAAAAACAATTTTGGAGCAGAAAGTACAAGAACGAACTTATGAGATTTTTGAAAAGAATAAAGAAATTTCTGCTCAATACAAAGAATTACAGTCTTCGGAAGAGGAGCTATCTGTGCAAAATGAAGAACTGGTGTCTATGCTCGATCAGCTTAAAAAAGCCCAGTCTCAATTGGTACAGTCTGAGAAAATGGCATCCTTAGGGTTGCTAACTGCAGGCATTGCCCATGAAATAAATAACCCTGTAAATTTTATAAAATCAGGGATTACCGGATTGAAAATGGTGATAAACCAAGTGCTGGAGCTTACAAAACTTTTTGAGGGAATTGACAAGGATAATGTACAGGAAAAATATAAAGAAATAGAGCGGGCGAAGAAGAGTATGAAGTTTGATGCAATGATGAAAAATGCAGGAAAAATCACTCATCATATAGAGACGGGGGCTAACCGGACGGCTGAGATAGTGAAAGGCTTGCGTTCGTTTTCGCGCTCCGATAATGCTAAAATTGCACCCTATAATATCAGTGAAGGTATTGACAACAACTTGCTTTTACTGAATCATCTCTTAAAGGGGAAGGTAGAAGTTTTTAAGAATATTGATGAAGTCCCTAATATTGAATGTTCGCCTAGCCAAGTTAACCAAGTGCTGATGAACCTTTTAGTAAATGCAGCTCAGGCAATAGAGGAAAAAGGGAGTATTGACATTAGTGTGAAAATGTATGAGGAAGAACATGTGGCCATAACGGTGGAGGATACGGGACCGGGGATTTGTGATCAAGACCTTAAAAGGATTTTTGATCCATTTTTTACCACCAAAGAAGTAGGTAAAGGCACGGGAATGGGGCTTTCCATAGTAATGGGAATAATAGAAGATCACCACGGCTGGGTAGATGTAAAGAGTGAGCTAGGCAAAGGAACTACTTTTACCGTAGTTTTACCCATACACCAGAAAGGTTAA
- a CDS encoding DUF547 domain-containing protein, with the protein MKRSVLLVLMALALFTSCESVAERHTGSSPVSHEQWDALLKKHVNADGYVNYRSFLKDSTKLNEYLSVLSKNYPDSNKWSENEQLAYWINAYNAYTVQIVLRHYPLESIKDIGSKIAIPFVNSVWDIKFIEIEGEALDLNNIEHGILRKHFSEPRIHFAINCASESCPKLRNEAFVAEKLEQQLTEQTVGFINDPSKNQLAENEVKLSKIFSWFGGDFKKESSLVEFLNKYSKVQISEGADVSYLDYDWRLNESKKMD; encoded by the coding sequence ATGAAAAGAAGTGTTTTACTAGTACTTATGGCTTTGGCTTTGTTCACAAGCTGCGAATCTGTAGCAGAAAGGCATACGGGTTCTAGCCCAGTCTCCCATGAGCAGTGGGATGCTTTATTGAAGAAACATGTCAATGCGGACGGTTACGTAAACTACCGGTCTTTTTTAAAAGATTCCACTAAACTCAACGAATATTTATCAGTACTTTCCAAAAACTATCCTGATAGTAACAAATGGTCGGAAAATGAGCAGTTGGCATACTGGATAAATGCATATAATGCTTATACAGTCCAAATTGTTTTGAGGCACTATCCGTTGGAAAGCATTAAGGATATAGGTTCTAAAATTGCCATACCTTTTGTAAACAGTGTTTGGGATATCAAGTTCATTGAGATAGAAGGGGAAGCGCTGGATTTGAACAATATCGAACATGGTATTTTGCGTAAACACTTTAGCGAACCTCGTATCCATTTTGCCATCAATTGTGCCTCGGAATCTTGTCCTAAATTACGTAATGAAGCTTTTGTAGCGGAAAAACTGGAGCAACAATTAACCGAACAAACCGTTGGTTTTATCAATGACCCTAGTAAAAATCAATTGGCTGAAAACGAGGTCAAACTCTCCAAGATCTTTTCGTGGTTTGGAGGGGATTTTAAAAAAGAAAGCTCCTTGGTTGAGTTCTTAAACAAGTATAGCAAAGTACAAATCAGTGAGGGTGCTGATGTGAGTTATCTAGATTATGATTGGAGGTTGAACGAATCAAAGAAAATGGACTAA
- the gldN gene encoding gliding motility protein GldN, which translates to MMIFKKFVLFLLGGLMMFAAEAQQMARNNDQPADLYNENSVRPVRKDDIMFKKTLWFRVDMRQKANAPFFATDKEITGLLIDAVKAGIITPYADDNLDKKLSEADFLERLKVPTMNDLDQMGDDDEGTWDNDDDWGDAGGEETASELAADMPVEFFPKQLYVMEIKEDYLFDRRESRAKHDVQVLTIIIPADQNPLGLDKELASFSYRELAEKLFKNNPDAIWFNPQNSAASLNLSEAFDLRLYNGMLVKYEHPKNSSIVELYGGGKRALQASQEAVYKLLEYEALLWEY; encoded by the coding sequence ATGATGATTTTCAAAAAATTCGTGCTATTCCTTCTTGGTGGATTGATGATGTTTGCGGCGGAAGCTCAGCAAATGGCTCGCAATAATGATCAACCAGCAGATCTTTATAACGAAAATTCTGTGAGACCAGTCAGGAAAGACGATATCATGTTCAAAAAAACGCTTTGGTTTAGAGTAGACATGCGTCAAAAAGCAAATGCGCCTTTCTTTGCAACAGATAAAGAAATTACAGGATTACTAATAGATGCAGTGAAGGCAGGTATCATTACTCCGTATGCCGATGATAATTTGGATAAAAAACTTTCTGAAGCGGATTTTCTGGAAAGGCTTAAAGTTCCTACCATGAATGATCTTGATCAAATGGGCGACGATGATGAAGGTACTTGGGATAATGATGATGATTGGGGTGATGCTGGTGGTGAAGAAACCGCATCTGAACTTGCGGCTGATATGCCTGTTGAGTTTTTCCCTAAGCAATTGTATGTAATGGAAATTAAAGAAGATTACTTGTTTGATAGGAGAGAATCAAGGGCCAAGCACGATGTTCAAGTGCTCACGATAATTATTCCTGCCGACCAAAACCCATTGGGACTTGATAAAGAATTGGCTAGCTTTAGCTACAGAGAACTTGCTGAAAAGTTATTTAAAAATAACCCAGATGCTATTTGGTTTAACCCTCAGAACTCTGCTGCAAGCTTAAATTTATCAGAAGCATTTGACTTAAGGCTTTATAATGGAATGTTGGTTAAATATGAGCACCCAAAAAATAGTAGCATAGTTGAACTATACGGTGGAGGAAAAAGAGCATTACAAGCCTCTCAAGAGGCTGTATATAAATTGCTAGAGTACGAAGCCCTTCTTTGGGAGTATTAA